ATATAGTTAAATCTGTGTTTTGAAAGAACCTATGTATCTCTACAGAaattacatgcatatatatatttctctaattctatggaaatttatccctttccgaacccattgtataaaaaaattaatcaacatgTGGTTGCCAGTGATCTCAAAAGTTCATTGGATGATTTTATTAGGGTCATAACCTTTTTagctaactggatgaatcaaaatatgctaacaggtgttaataaaattgacaacttcgtggaatGTGAAAGGCACTTGAAGGGGATCTtcgttaaaacaaaaaaagaaaattattttttcaatcattagtAAATAGATTCTTACATAGTcactcgtggattatcggatttatccaatctcaatagttaaattataaatgttaaGGCCTGGactttcaaattgataatttaactatctagATTGGATAAATCCAATAATCCACTAGTATTGGTATCAATCTAAGAATCTATATATACTATTTACCCTCATTTGATCAATTTGGTACTATTGCTACCAAGTGcaatttcaaacaagaaattgCATGCAATGTTGTTCAAAAAATGCTTccactttttttgtaaattgttttaaaaatttcatgTATGCAATCTATGCAATAGATAGTAAATGCAAACACAGTTAAATTAtgcatatagcatgtatagcgGCATTTGATCTGCTGTTGTCTAtgcatatagcatgtatagcgGCATTTGATCTGCTGTTGTCAAGTCCAACATTTTTACAGAATATATTTATGTCTATCAATAGATGTACATTACCTTTGTCAACAATAACTTTAGCCAGTCCTCCTACATGTTGCAGTTCTTTATTAGCAGCATTAACAATAACATCAACATCAAGTTCTGTAATATCCCCCACAACAGTGATAATGGTCTGCCCTGAAGGTGTTGTACACATAGCTGTCTCTGTGTATGTTTTCCTAGGTGAGATAGGCTGAGCTTGATCTCTATGATCCTCATCATCACTATCCTCACAAGTCTGAAGATGTACAACAACTTTGTTCCTTTTCTCCACTTGACTAATTTTGATTTTTCCCTGTTCGCTTGTCATATGTTTCACAATGCCAGCATTTTTCATGGTGTATTTCTTTCTACAGAAAGATCTGACGATACCATCAATCTTCTGCTTGGCATCTTTCACACCGTTTAGATTTCCCTGaattaaaacacggatattatcaATGTTTAGCGTCACACGATCCTTTGAACACTGTTCTTTAAGAGTACTTATTTCTGTTTGATACTGTTCTTGTAACAATCTCAACTCTGAACTTGGAAGCTGCATCTTTTCTTCAGATGTTGCGTGGCGGTAAAAGATGTCTGTTACTTTTTCTTTCATGATTCCTTCATCTTCGGCTGACGTCTGATAAATAACAACAGTTTTTGAATCAGCCACAAcaattttaaccaaagctttcTGGTATTCCAATTCTACAGTCTTCACTTCATCATTCCATATTTCAGTCCCCAACAAAGCACTCTGTTTGACCTCAAGTGTTATTGGAGCTTCAATGACTGATTTCTTAAGAACATCACAAGCAGTCACAGCACCCTCATCTGACAAAGAATACATCATAATAATATTCCCTTCTTGAACATTCCAAACCCCTAAAACTCCCTCCTGCTTAAATTGCTGACCTACATATGTCTTCACCTCAggtattttcaaaaattctatatATCCATCAGAAAACTTCCCAGCAGTTACACCAGTTATTTCCTGAATCTGTTCAAACATCTTAACCTTAGCCGCATTAACATGACTTGACATTCCTGTGAAGATCATAATATGCTTTTTCATATTAACGAATACAGAAAGTCCTTCAAATTCCTTTTTCATCTTatccaaaaaatgtaaatacaGCAATACAAGAAGTTGAAAGTGTTTAAGAGTAACTTCTTCTGTAACTTGAAGTTTTTTCCTGTCGTGCTCAGCAGCAACATCTTTCATGATAATCTCAACTTTTTCTGCTACTTCATCAACAGGCATCTTATGGCCTACAATAACTATCTTACAGTCCTCTTTGACAACTTTGATGGCTACACTTTCAGGATTAGAAATACTGAGTTCTCTTAGATGTTTCATCACATCATCCCAAGATTCCTGCAAGGTTTGGATTTCTTTCACAGTCAACATGCTGAAAAATTTCTCAGCTTCTGTTTTCACAGTTTTAGCCCAGGTCTTGGCCAATTTTCTGCAATCCTTTACTTCTTCAGTTAAAGTACAGTTGACCTCAAGCTTGTCCTCTATCTTTTTACTATCTGGCCATTCAACAACTGCATAGTGTCGTGAAATCTGTTTCTCAAAAGCCACTTTATTTGTTTCGGAATTAAGGAGGAATTCAATCATCTTTGGATCTATTTTGGGTATCACAGTGGGTTTAAGGGATTTAAACTTTGGCCCATCATCATCTATAGAGGCCTGACCTAGACATTCATAATACACTTGTACTTTCAGTATTTGACCTTCAACTTTGTGATCTCTCTTACACACCGTAAGTGCACCTAAATCAAAaacaacaatttgtaaaagtcatAAAACAATGTTCTAACAAGGTTGATTTCATATTTTGCTGAAAGAACCTAGAAATCAAATGTAAAGAATCAAAACTATCATATACCAGCAAGgtcaaatatataatacatgtgttTCCACTAATGtgctgattttttttaagggTAGATAGGTAGGCAATATCAATTTATTTCACAAACATTTTTTAGCTGGTTACTACGTATATATTCTAGGTTATCAGTCTGACTTTAACAGAGCTTGTTCCAAAATGCCATAAAAAGAGTAGGCACTAAAATTGGGGTAGGTAGGTTTATTGGAAacacatgtaattttttttttttttttggcctaaagCATTGAACACTTGAAACTTTAATACAAAATTAGCTTTTTTGTGATTTATATCTACGGTGCTGAAATTATCTACATTAACTGCATCCTCTTATGAAATTGAATTTAACAAAAGGGGTTATTTACGACAACTTGTAACAAACTTACTCTCAGGATCAAGGAAGTACACCAGAAATTTCCCTTCATCTTCAACTAACTTCACTTCCCTTACACCTTCGACTCCTGAACGCCTTTTATTGTCAAAGTAGTATTCCATTGTGTCTGATGATGTATTGTCTTTGTATCCAGTGACAACAATACAGTCTGTTATAGGTACTGTGTGTATGCTAAGATGGCTGCCATCCAATTGTCTCATCATACATGCTGTCTGTAATTTCTCCATATCTATAATATAGTTTTACAATCACTAtaacagggtttcccctgggttaattatttttttcgccacctctttcgccaaaaaaatatatttttcgccactttattatttttttcgccaagtaacacaaatatatttttcttttaaaattttccgTCCCCCCCTCCAAAACaaaaagtggtttttacaacaaaacaacacattttaCCACTTGAAATTTATCCCTCGTGtaaggtgtagtcattacattgaagtgTTACTGTCATGCCAACCTAACCTTTTGAATAGATTTCTtccataacgacagttttcttttctagacCATCGTAATGCTTGAAACATTGAAAAACGGGTGTCActgaaacgactttaaagtacccactcaaatcaattatctatatcaaagttaaatgataaagttttaaatcagagacCTTCTTGCTTTTGAAGACTTTTCgtcataacaacagttttcttttcttgactatcattaaaagaaggaTGGAAGCGTCAACATTTTGCTtcaacacgtgcgtcgcaaagtggcaAAATCCCGTTTGTGACATGTAACGGAGGCCATTTAACCATACCATATCAATTTGTTATAtaatacaatcaacacctttattaattagtcctttgatgtcgatagctataaatgcaatcagctgattattgattttctatcaaaatcttaacgagttcaaggtgaattccgagtattgtctgatcgggtaaagtccgagaaacccgaaaaaaagtaaataaacaagatggctgaaaataaatcgttatatatatttctttcgccaaattctttcgccaatgacgaattttaatcgccacaattattattttttcgcaaattgcgaaaatggcgaccgccagcggaaaccctgcacTATAAATATACCAGTGAAAAGTTACATTTGTATGTGACTGATATTAAAGTAATAATTAACCTgagtgataaaattgagaatggaaatggggaatgtgtcaaagaggaatgtgtcaaagaggcaacaatcCGAATTTTTAGCTTCAATTTCATAACAGCAATTTATTGcaatttcataataaaaatttAGTAGAAATAGAGTCTTGTAGGATTTTAACTAATGTAACTTTTtcttatcaccttgcactttgaCTTGACTGTGTTTTTTTACAGCATTTGGTTAacatttctgaccagttgaatagttggataaaacaaattgcaacttAATCAGATTTTCAATATACTGCAATAAGAGGAGAGCAACACTTACGGTCAAGTCACAGTAAAACTTCATAATATAAAGCTTATGTAAAACCATATTGCTTTTAATCATTTTTACCTGGTGGTTGTTCAAATGTAACTAATGCTGTGCCTTCTGCCTCTCCAAATATAATCTCTTCTGGAATACCTTTAGATTTAGCTTCAAGAAAATTCTCCAGCCCATCTTTAGTGGTTGTAGGACtgatatttgtaatgaaaactTTATTGTCATACTTTGGAACTGGTTTTGGTGGAGGTGGTGGGACATATCGTTTTGCATTCAGTGTCTGACCATCAACTCGAAGACTTTTACTCATTACTGCTTCAATGgctaaaatgtaaaagaaaatggcactgtttatcataaaattaaaaattatgtttgaaacaaaTCAAGATGCAATTCTCCATCAAGACACATTCAGTCCATTACTACTGTTCATGTACTCAATTCCATGAGGTTTATCTGTCATTTGCTAAAAAACAACCATgttgtataaaaatgttaatgCTGTTAATGGGCGCccactaacatatttaaccctgccatattctgtatgtgcctgttccaagtatgggcagtatgggctttgctcattgttgaaggctgtacagtgacctagttgttgatttctgtgtcattttgatcacttctggagagttgtcttattggcaataataCTGCATTTTTGTCATAAATGGTAATCATATTTCCAACCTTAATCTTTAGCAGCCATTTTTGTAAAGGACACACACATCCAACTTTCTTGTACTGGAATTTGGTAGGTGTATGAATAGTGCAAAAATGTCATACTTCAAGgcaaattttagattttagtttAAGAATTTgactaaaaagaccaaaaaagcaACTCAATGATTCATAAAACTAAACATTATATAGCTAATCACTGCTTTTTGTACAGGTATGTGTTGCTAAAGTCTTTAGAATATCTTTGTACTGATCTCTACAGACtgttgtttccttttttttttttttattgtcattaaCTTTTAGGTTTCTCTTCCAggtatatatataagtttttttttaacagaaataatTAAAGTTCTGCACTTTGGGTTAAATGATAACTAATCAAATTTAAACAGATTTGCTCttcattgtttaatcattaaTCTGTGAAAATCGAAATTAAAGTTGCCAAGACTGGCCTGTATGAATAGAATAAGAAAAATCAGGGGACAACAGTAAATATCCCTCTCTAAAAGAAGACTTAATAAAGAGATAACAGTATGAACATACCACTTTCCTCCTCAAACCAGACCATGTACATTTCTTTCTCTTCAATAAATTCCATCTTTAAAACTTCAGCATTTGCAACTTTGCGGCTTTCAAAATAGTATCTTATGGTATCTTCAGAAGTGGTTGGTTTCATTCCCCTAACTTCTATAACAAACTCAGTGGACATGTCTGTCGTATCTTCACCCCCTGATGCTTGTGCACCTTCCTCTATGTCTGGTGTTGGTGGACGTGGTTGAAATATTTCAACATCAATCTTCTTCTTCTCAAACAGCAATGGCATTCGGCTTATAACACGTTCAGCAACTACCaatattacaaatgtttataGTACATATGtaagattaataaaaatatatatgcatttgaAACTATACATATTATCTTTGGAAAATATCTGAATTAAAAGGAGAAAAACCCAGTGTCTTATAAGTGTTGTTCTTGTGAATAAAGAATCACTCATGGATTGATAATAACTGACATCTTCAAACAAATTTGAATATGGGAAAGAATCTATTCAAATATCTTTTATCACATAATTTATGAGTATGTCCATATAATCATTAACATCAGGAGAAGTTGAATATAATATGTCAGTGAGAAAACAACATAATGACCAATTAGATCACATCTAGAAGTCACACATTGTATATATTGACCCATCAATGTTTTTCCATCATTTTGattaatacattgtacattttcttttgaaaaagaccattcatgaaaatgtcatttttatttttagcagtggacatacaaagcttcaaatacaatattttCCTAAAGGTGTCATTTTTATGATCTTTAAACACAGATATACTAACCATCCTCCTCCTCAAATGTAATAATAGCAGTATGCGTGTCTTCATCATAATCCAGATCCTCAATGTCACCTCCTCCAGACTTTCGcttgttttcaaagaaaaatctGATGGAATCTTCTGAGGAACCAGTAGGTATGTTAGAGACTTTTATCATCTTGATGCTCTGTTGGCTCTCCTCAACAGTTTCTGTAAGGACAATTTAAATGTAAGAAGTGGgaaattttcacattttgaaacaatgaaattattatattatttcaatgacaCTGATGTGGATAATAGCAAGCAAGCTTTTCCTAACTCTTGATTAAAGTACAAAACCCAATTACAAATAGAAATCCTTTGATCAAtgcttttttaaataaaaacatatactcacaatttgttatacatgttataagactAAATGAAAAACTTGGAACAGAAATTATGTTTTCTTAGTGAAATGCACAACATTTTACCTGATGATTGCTTTCAATTATAAAGAAGGTTATGTTACCTTTTTTCTCCTTTGTATTGGTAGGTGAAGTCTCCTGATAATATTCAGTTACTCTGTCAGATTCCACTAAGTCAAAGACTCTCCCCTCATCCTTGTTAGATCTAACTGATTTAAATGATTCATCAGAGTTATACTCATCAGTCTTTTCTGGATTCTCTTCTTGTGTAGTCACTGGTTTATGAATTGGGCTTTTAACATTAGTATGGTCTGGTTCTACTGGTGGTCCACCTGGAGGATACTGTCCTCCTTGTCCAGGTTGTGGCATTCCCATGTGACCCTGATTTTGATATGGATTATTTGGTCCCATTGGCCTATTGTGTGGTCCCATGTGAGGTTGTGGATGCTGTTGGCCTTTTGTTTGATACTGATGTCCATCATCTTGTGGATAAGGATAATGTGGATGGACTGGATATCCATGATAACCTTGAAAGAACTGTGGATAATAAGGATAAGGCTGAACTGAGGGACCTGGAACATCATCTGGACCTTTTTTCTCACTTAGATTTTGTTCATGGGGTCCATAATATTGATATGGCCAATCCCCAGGTGGCATGTAGGCTCCAGGTGGCATGTATGCTCCAATTTCATGATTGTATTCTCCTGGTACTTGTGGATTGTGGACTCCAGGTCCATGTGGATATTCTATTTTGGGCATTTTTTCACCAGGTGGTGGTCTATTTATCTCATTCTCAGATTGTGGTCTTTTCAAATCTGGATGAGAAGGTGGTCTATATATATCTGGTTGTGGTGCGTGTCCTCCATATGGTGGAAGCTGATGTGGATGATTGTAAGGATATCCTGGTCCTGGTCCTGGGTATGGTCCATATAGCTGCTGACCTTGGTCACCCTGGGGTTGCTGTTGAAAAGTTGGTCCTGGTATTGGCATACTTTCTGTAGGATATATGTCATCATAATTTGGTGGTTTGTTTGTTGCTTCTTCTGGTTGGTTTGTTGCTCCTGTTATGTCAAAAGAGTCCCCTGAACTTTCTTCctgttaaataaaattataatggtATAAATAAAATGTGAAGGTTTTCATGATTGTACTTgaacatgtatgtttttttaatcttttgtcgggttgttgtctttttgacacattccccattttcatacTCAATTTCAAATGTGcagaaattattaaaagataCAAAATCAGTCATAACTTCCTAGAGAAAGAGATGATAGAACATATACCCTGTGGAAATAAAGCACTTtttgaaaatgacattttttagAAGTTTCAAGCTTCAAAATAACCCATCAATAGACATGGAAATAAAAATGTTGTTGGTGGATATATTAAACAGTtcttataacatttttatttgtagaactagtatttcaaatagaaatttttaaacattacaaattaAAATTGTTCAGCAAGATAACAGAATTCAATAAGACCAAATAACTAGatgctctcaagagcctgtatcgctcacctgactctacttgggttttttgaaatcatataagtCCTCCACCCCAACCACTAGGGGGAGGGTTGCAATCTAACAAAACATGtttctgtcccaaatcaggagcctctgggctttgttggtcttgtatgtttttcatttattttagttcatttataggTTTTGGTGTTGagtatgacatccattttcactgaactagttcaCAGGTCAGCTCTGGGTGCAAGTTTTTTACTGCTGCATTGGAGACCCACTTtatggctgttatctgctctttggtctagTTGTTGCCTCttttacatattccccatttccattctcaattttatgtccgGAAACCATTATTTTGGGCATTTCCAACAATCAAGTACAATAACTTGAAAAGTTGATGCAAAAATCTAATTAAAGCTGTCTTATGATGTCCAAAGTTTACTCCAAAAAGTAGTTCTCTTTTTATATCTTGAAACATGTAACAGTAGTGTGACAGGGGCAAGTATAAGCACATGGGGATTTCTATAAACATGTAACCAAGTATGTGTCTACTGGGgatatacaaaactttaaaagaaagttttcaaattaaactaACATTTTAACAATGCACTTTACTCAACACTGTGCTTCAGTCATTTTCAGCTGTATTAATTGCTGTTTAGAGCTCCTACCTGAAACCAGTCATGTGGAATATCACATGGTCTCTGACATTGGTGTATCATAAGATAATAGCCATCTTCaaccttttgtcttttctttttaacAACATCCTCAGCCTCTGTAAAGATATTAAATGTCACTTTACAATGCTTAAGGCAATTAAAGTTGATTAGGGTTAGTAAAACATTTTGAATACCAACTTTGTGGCATTCTGTTAATTTCTTAAAGCAATATCACAAGTAGTTTGTCCAAATGAGTACTATGGTAACTAATTCATGTCTTTTTCATGACTATTGAAgacatcattttaaaaatattaggccgttagtttatTTGATGCAACATATAACTGATTAGAACCAAGTGGGTACATAACATGGATATTTAAAATACAAGTAGTTTTCTCTGAGAATGACAATTGGTGCCTATGAtgaaaacaattataataatacactaaaattgataacaatttaatttttctgtttttcttggTTTCATGTTCAAATTGTTTCTTGAATGCATCTGAATATGATTGTCTTCTTCGCATTATGAAAAAATACCGTTTTTatattaattcattatttttccGTACTGAGCATTAGCAAATatgagaatatatatatttatataattgaatGACACAGTCGAAGGAactgaataatatatataaagaactACTGCAATGTTGCAATGATTTACAATCACCTGGATACAATTGTACAATCTTGAAATGCAATTGAAATCCCACTGAATCTAAAGGCTTGCAAACTCGAGAAAATtatagataagatgtcatatCCTGCCATATTTAAACCAGTCAACTGTCCCAACTTAAGAAAAAGAGTCTAAATCTGCTAAATTTCCGACTTACATGACTTATAAACAGGAGTATAATTGCAATGAATGAAAGGTCTGCCAACTCATCCCacttatgtacatgatgtaattgTATTAATTGagaatgattttatttttcaatcagtttgaaaaattaacaaaaacagtATGCCGTCATCTAAAGCAAGCTTACTTATAAGTTATAAAATAAGAACAAGGATGGTAAAGAAACCAGTTAGTAATATAATGAtgtgatatacaaatgtattgtcATAATAATTGCATTGTAACTTCTTTTAATTAATGGGGCAAGACGACATCATGACAGTCTTTATTCACCCTCATTTAACTCCTTTTCACAAGTGGGGCTATTGGTAGGTTTCATTAGTTGGCAGAGTTGGATAACATGAGTGGGGTGTGTTAGTAGAAATTGGGGCAAGTTGGTATGGGATAATTCGCCAATTGGGGAGAGTTGTCATAGATTCAAGACAATAATTTTAGTTTTCCGAGTGGGGTGTGTTAGTAGAAATTGGGGCAAGTTGGTATGGGATAATTCGCCAATTGGGGAGAGTTGTCATAGATTCAAGACAATAATTTTAGTTTTCCCAATGTTCAAGTTATGTGTTGCATCTTTCCAAATAGCAATCAGGAAACTTGTCTGATTTTTTGTAGGCAGTGTCTGCGcttacccgcatgcgggtacgaatagtCTAATTGCCATTGGTAGGCTACGCGTACCTACATccggatttttaaaaaaaaagtcatcgaATCGATATGAAACGTGAAATATAAATGGAAATTATTATATTGGGAATTCGTGTAGAAAGAGTGAAGAGTAAGAAAaatgatattttcatatttatttaataatgatacatatatataataatcatTGCAAATTAAATGTACATTAATGGAAAATTAAACTGTACTGTCcttgtaaaaagaaaaacatgataataattaatactattataaaatgtaaatgcaaatttaaagaattaaattttactaaatttgaaaaatacccatttcagatttaaaataatcttttagtaaaatgtaaaaacagAAGATGATCAAATAAACATTTTGCTTCCCTCGCAATCAGGTTTTGTCCATCTTTAGTAGGGGGAGTCGGAGGCCGGTCCTGATCCCGCAAAttccgggcttaaaaacatgaaatcccgaggtcccgaatttaagaaatttaaatcctgacatcccgaaattcgaaaaaagatcTCCTGGATCGCGAAAGGATCAATCCTGAAAtctcgagcttaaaaacacctgatccggACATCCCGAAAAAAGGCCCTGTCCCCTCATTAGT
The window above is part of the Mytilus galloprovincialis chromosome 4, xbMytGall1.hap1.1, whole genome shotgun sequence genome. Proteins encoded here:
- the LOC143073071 gene encoding protein mono-ADP-ribosyltransferase PARP14-like isoform X1; translation: MERSTLTKRCVYIEEPNEKLNQDDMRKYFPSAKQICTIKSPSPNEDDSTIHWLLLFASEEEAEDVVKKKRQKVEDGYYLMIHQCQRPCDIPHDWFQEESSGDSFDITGATNQPEEATNKPPNYDDIYPTESMPIPGPTFQQQPQGDQGQQLYGPYPGPGPGYPYNHPHQLPPYGGHAPQPDIYRPPSHPDLKRPQSENEINRPPPGEKMPKIEYPHGPGVHNPQVPGEYNHEIGAYMPPGAYMPPGDWPYQYYGPHEQNLSEKKGPDDVPGPSVQPYPYYPQFFQGYHGYPVHPHYPYPQDDGHQYQTKGQQHPQPHMGPHNRPMGPNNPYQNQGHMGMPQPGQGGQYPPGGPPVEPDHTNVKSPIHKPVTTQEENPEKTDEYNSDESFKSVRSNKDEGRVFDLVESDRVTEYYQETSPTNTKEKKETVEESQQSIKMIKVSNIPTGSSEDSIRFFFENKRKSGGGDIEDLDYDEDTHTAIITFEEEDVAERVISRMPLLFEKKKIDVEIFQPRPPTPDIEEGAQASGGEDTTDMSTEFVIEVRGMKPTTSEDTIRYYFESRKVANAEVLKMEFIEEKEMYMVWFEEESAIEAVMSKSLRVDGQTLNAKRYVPPPPPKPVPKYDNKVFITNISPTTTKDGLENFLEAKSKGIPEEIIFGEAEGTALVTFEQPPDMEKLQTACMMRQLDGSHLSIHTVPITDCIVVTGYKDNTSSDTMEYYFDNKRRSGVEGVREVKLVEDEGKFLVYFLDPESALTVCKRDHKVEGQILKVQVYYECLGQASIDDDGPKFKSLKPTVIPKIDPKMIEFLLNSETNKVAFEKQISRHYAVVEWPDSKKIEDKLEVNCTLTEEVKDCRKLAKTWAKTVKTEAEKFFSMLTVKEIQTLQESWDDVMKHLRELSISNPESVAIKVVKEDCKIVIVGHKMPVDEVAEKVEIIMKDVAAEHDRKKLQVTEEVTLKHFQLLVLLYLHFLDKMKKEFEGLSVFVNMKKHIMIFTGMSSHVNAAKVKMFEQIQEITGVTAGKFSDGYIEFLKIPEVKTYVGQQFKQEGVLGVWNVQEGNIIMMYSLSDEGAVTACDVLKKSVIEAPITLEVKQSALLGTEIWNDEVKTVELEYQKALVKIVVADSKTVVIYQTSAEDEGIMKEKVTDIFYRHATSEEKMQLPSSELRLLQEQYQTEISTLKEQCSKDRVTLNIDNIRVLIQGNLNGVKDAKQKIDGIVRSFCRKKYTMKNAGIVKHMTSEQGKIKISQVEKRNKVVVHLQTCEDSDDEDHRDQAQPISPRKTYTETAMCTTPSGQTIITVVGDITELDVDVIVNAANKELQHVGGLAKVIVDKGGKSIQKECDDYVSAKNRNKKMYEGEIFCSSPGKLNCKMISHAVGPVWQGGNHREEEFLGECIQASLEKTEEKKYKSIAFPALCAGVFGYPVKKATKVIIESIRDYIRANASDTVIQRIYVCDVKEDTVADFISALERFYGADSVQKQRGRSGVVSSPQRRRHVSEEYRAGPSDRRQSPASPASRISVTLVKGQIATQEVDVIVNTTSTSLQLNQGAVSQSLLKMGGPGIQTECSQKYPSGIQPGEVAETSGGKLECKMICHGALPGFNGATAMKIMETFMKTCLQTADDNGFVSVAFPALGTGNLGYPKNQVAKNMFSCVDRFSCNHPTSSVCDVRFVVYDKDYPTIKAFEEEQRKRQSGEYVSRQTRNLGPDGTTDQDQGASGGWHQRALADNRQASVDIGDLTLKVYQGDLTEATVDVIVNGTNRDLDLTRGGVSQAILKKGGHELSQLLSVPAPKKEMKREGVATTTAGRNFSCDFIIHINMEDSHVDLKDKFKTVLEKVDELNKKSVALPALGAGISYAIDKVAESLFEALISFQKKNTDVSEVHVVIFEKEKVSQFLAAMQNCLQSQSNQSQGLISKVKGMFGYGEKKAVSTKQWTVSKMPSSVLNLVVYAKKQNDADSALRSLEESLINDYKEKVIEDTVIRELSKDQEAKILKLEETCEVEIEFNKRIGRIKVRGLIENLSEAMDEVHKILRDFDRQRQKQQHAKLVADMVQWYFISVEDTGQKLEEYPAEVNLLLEQALKNNEPQAFFLDNSGNKYIVDFNTYEEYPEDDPSDTVAVLRKSKMTDSAFDMPSNWTAMDQNENIKIVTLQPADKEYQDVVKDFQTNMAGNYNSIVKMEKIQNRTLQQQYAAKKKSMDSTNAKGNNNELKLWHGTAMEAVDSINTYGFNRSYCGKNAVAYGNGVYFAVNPTYSAQAQYARPDPNGNKRMYMCKVLVGEYTKGQGGMKVPPPKPGAAGGHILYDSVVDNPQSPGIVVIFHDTQAYPEYLIVFK